The following proteins are encoded in a genomic region of Tenacibaculum sp. 190524A05c:
- a CDS encoding 2-isopropylmalate synthase, whose translation MKDDKVQIFDTTLRDGEQVPGCKLDTQQKLEIAERLDSLGVDIIEAGFPVSSPGDFTSVTEIAKLVKNATVCGLTRAVQKDIEVASEALKHAVRPRIHTGIGTSDSHIKFKFKSTQAEVIERAKKAVSYAKNFVDDVEFYAEDAGRTDNAFLAKVCEEVIKSGATVLNIPDTTGYCLPSEYGEKIKYLKDNVKGIDNVILSCHCHNDLGLATANSIAGVVNGARQIECTINGIGERAGNTALEEVVMILKQHPYLDLHTDINTQLLYDTSLMVREKMGMPVQPNKAIVGANAFAHSSGIHQDGVIKNRSTYEIINPEEVGVTESAIVLTARSGRAALAYRAKKIGYELTKIQLDKAYQTFLQFADRQKEVIDDDIHLIMKQVNKISKIAIA comes from the coding sequence ATGAAAGACGATAAGGTTCAAATTTTCGATACAACTTTAAGAGACGGAGAACAGGTCCCAGGTTGTAAATTAGATACGCAACAAAAATTAGAGATTGCAGAAAGATTGGATTCCTTAGGTGTAGATATTATAGAAGCAGGTTTTCCAGTATCAAGTCCAGGAGATTTCACGTCTGTAACAGAAATTGCCAAGTTGGTAAAGAATGCTACAGTTTGTGGATTGACCAGGGCAGTTCAAAAAGATATTGAAGTAGCTTCTGAAGCTTTAAAACATGCCGTAAGGCCGAGAATACATACAGGAATTGGTACCAGTGATTCTCATATTAAGTTCAAATTCAAAAGTACTCAAGCAGAAGTTATTGAAAGAGCAAAGAAAGCAGTGTCTTATGCTAAAAATTTTGTTGATGATGTAGAGTTTTATGCAGAAGATGCTGGTAGAACGGATAATGCATTTTTAGCCAAAGTATGTGAAGAGGTTATTAAATCCGGAGCAACTGTATTAAATATTCCAGATACGACAGGATATTGTTTGCCAAGTGAGTACGGTGAAAAAATAAAGTACTTAAAAGATAATGTAAAAGGTATCGATAATGTAATCCTATCATGCCATTGTCATAATGATTTAGGTTTAGCTACTGCAAATTCTATTGCTGGAGTTGTAAATGGAGCAAGACAAATAGAATGTACGATTAATGGAATCGGTGAACGCGCCGGAAATACAGCTCTTGAAGAAGTGGTAATGATTTTAAAACAACATCCGTATTTAGACTTACATACAGATATTAATACACAGTTGTTATATGATACAAGTTTAATGGTTCGAGAAAAAATGGGAATGCCGGTTCAACCTAACAAAGCAATTGTTGGAGCGAATGCATTTGCTCATAGTTCAGGAATTCATCAAGATGGAGTTATCAAGAATAGAAGTACTTATGAAATTATCAATCCAGAAGAAGTTGGTGTAACCGAAAGTGCAATTGTTCTAACAGCTAGAAGTGGTAGAGCAGCATTAGCTTACAGAGCTAAGAAAATTGGTTATGAATTAACTAAAATTCAATTAGATAAGGCGTATCAAACATTTTTACAGTTTGCAGATCGTCAAAAAGAAGTTATTGATGATGATATTCATTTAATTATGAAACAGGTCAATAAAATTTCAAAAATAGCAATAGCATAA
- a CDS encoding T9SS type A sorting domain-containing protein, protein MRFSLQLLLGVMAMLLTSISSFAQTLNETSGTGSGVSITTGDNNTMYGDSTGSFLTSTSRVVLLGYQAGRSINSTQANENVFIGYQAGYSNTTGFDNIFIGGESGRSNINGGDNTFIGMESGEFNTTGYDNTFVGEESGSLNTTGYENVFIGEDAGFSNISGYKNTFVGNEAGYSSRYGYRNTGIGDEALADVGNYGSVGNPDGGDHNTALGDSAGIDVGRGRWNVMVGAASGVATEHADYNTFVGGMSGWDNNRTNSTTNANRNTYVGFQAGFTNREGQDNVGMGAFSDFDNTNRSRTTFFGADIRVSNNDVIAMGYNMFVDGQYSVTIGESSDTRALGTVAIGYDFAIPSAAQYSVALGYQADVNEDHSLAIGREATVNNNYGMAIGYQSQVSADYSVAIGYQATTTVANTMLLGGSVQPLSVGVGTNSPNTKASLDLADTNKGFKVNSLTNAQRSGLGLTVTEEGMMVYDNEDDKLYVWTGSAWVDNSSQNVDTDNQTIDTFSLATNTLSLSLQDDGEAAKTVDLSGFLDNTDSQTISLATNTLSISGSTSTVDLSGYLDNTDDQKIDAFSLATNTLSLSLEGDGEAAKTVDLSGYLDNTDDQKIDAFSLATNTLSLSLEGDGEAAKTVDLSGYLDNTDNQDLSLSGSNILSLTNDATSVDLSGYLDNTDDQKIDAFSLATNTLSLSLEGDGEAAKTVDLSGYLDNTDAQSISLATNTLSISGNASTVDLSGYLDNTDDQKIDAFSLATNTLSLSLEGDGEAAKTVDLSGYLDNTDNQDLSLSASNILSLTNDATSVDLSGYLDNTDDQKIDAFSLATNTLSLSLEGDGEAAKTVDLSGYLDNTDAQSISLSTNTLSISGNASTVDLSGYLDNTDSQDLSLTSNTLSLTNDATSVDLSGYLDNTDDQKIDAFSLATNTLSLSLEGDGEAAKTVDLSGYLDNTDAQSISLSTNTLSISGNASTVDLSGYLDNTDNQDLSLSGSNILSLTNDASTVDLSGYLDNTDAQNLTFTGTSLSIANGNSVDLSSLQDGTGTDNQDLALTGNTLSLTNDATSVDLSGYLDNTDAQGISLASNTLSISGNASTVDLSGYLDNTDAQTLTLSGNSLTIANGNTIDLSGVGGTNTDNQDLALTGNTLSLTNDATSVDLSGYLDNTDAQTLTLSGNSLTIANGNTVDLSGVGGTNTDNQDLTLSGNTLSLTNDATSVDLSGYLDNTDAQTLTLSGNNLSIANGNTVDLSAYANTDSQSLTSATLSGTTLTVAIENGSSVNVDLAPLLSAQQTQINDLLLRVQNIENCACNGTLSADGGLSANRNQPILYQNIPNPFNGTTSIKYYVPESMDNAAIVFSNTSGQVMDTVNLEKLGEQEIFFNSSSLPVGVYFYTLYVRGHKIATKKMIIE, encoded by the coding sequence ATGAGATTTTCCCTACAACTACTATTAGGAGTAATGGCTATGCTACTTACTTCTATATCTTCATTTGCACAAACTTTAAATGAAACTTCAGGAACAGGATCAGGAGTAAGTATTACTACCGGAGATAACAATACCATGTACGGTGATAGTACTGGTTCATTTCTAACATCTACCAGTAGAGTAGTATTACTCGGTTATCAAGCAGGACGGTCCATAAATTCTACTCAGGCTAATGAAAACGTTTTTATTGGTTACCAAGCAGGATATTCTAATACAACTGGTTTTGATAATATATTCATTGGAGGAGAATCAGGTAGGTCAAATATTAATGGAGGAGATAATACTTTTATTGGTATGGAATCCGGAGAGTTTAATACAACGGGTTATGATAATACTTTTGTAGGAGAAGAATCAGGATCTTTAAATACTACAGGTTATGAGAATGTATTTATTGGAGAGGATGCAGGTTTTTCTAACATATCAGGATATAAAAATACCTTCGTTGGAAATGAAGCAGGATATAGTAGTAGATACGGATATAGAAATACGGGTATTGGAGATGAAGCCTTGGCAGATGTTGGAAATTATGGAAGTGTGGGAAACCCTGATGGAGGAGATCATAATACAGCCTTAGGAGATTCTGCGGGAATTGATGTAGGTAGAGGACGCTGGAATGTTATGGTTGGTGCAGCTTCTGGTGTGGCTACGGAACATGCTGATTACAATACCTTCGTTGGAGGAATGTCAGGTTGGGATAATAACCGTACCAATAGTACTACAAATGCCAATAGAAACACCTATGTTGGGTTCCAGGCAGGTTTTACCAACAGAGAAGGACAAGATAATGTAGGTATGGGAGCATTTTCTGATTTTGATAATACGAATAGAAGTAGAACTACATTTTTTGGAGCAGACATTAGAGTGTCTAATAATGATGTAATTGCCATGGGATATAATATGTTTGTTGATGGTCAATATTCAGTTACTATTGGAGAAAGTAGTGATACGAGAGCTCTTGGTACAGTTGCCATTGGTTATGACTTTGCTATTCCTTCTGCAGCTCAATATTCTGTAGCTTTAGGATACCAAGCTGATGTAAATGAAGATCATTCGTTAGCTATTGGTAGAGAGGCAACAGTTAATAATAATTATGGTATGGCTATCGGTTATCAATCGCAAGTAAGTGCAGATTATTCCGTAGCAATCGGTTATCAAGCAACTACAACAGTTGCGAATACAATGTTACTAGGAGGTTCCGTACAACCATTAAGTGTTGGTGTGGGTACAAACTCACCAAATACTAAAGCTTCATTAGATTTAGCGGATACTAATAAAGGTTTTAAAGTTAATAGCTTAACTAATGCTCAACGAAGTGGTTTAGGATTAACGGTAACTGAAGAAGGAATGATGGTGTATGACAATGAAGATGATAAATTGTACGTTTGGACAGGTTCTGCTTGGGTGGATAACTCTTCTCAAAACGTGGATACAGATAATCAAACTATCGATACGTTTTCTTTAGCTACGAATACATTGAGTTTGTCTTTACAGGATGATGGTGAAGCCGCAAAAACTGTCGATTTATCAGGGTTTTTAGATAATACAGATTCTCAAACAATCTCATTAGCAACAAATACATTAAGTATTTCAGGAAGTACATCTACAGTTGATTTATCAGGTTATTTAGATAACACAGATGATCAAAAGATTGATGCCTTTTCATTAGCAACGAATACCTTAAGTTTATCTTTAGAAGGAGATGGTGAAGCTGCAAAAACTGTTGATTTATCAGGATATTTAGATAACACAGATGATCAAAAGATTGACGCTTTCTCACTAGCAACTAATACGCTAAGTTTATCTTTAGAAGGAGATGGTGAAGCTGCAAAAACAGTTGACTTATCAGGATATTTAGATAATACAGATAATCAGGATTTATCATTATCCGGAAGTAATATTTTAAGTTTAACAAATGATGCAACATCAGTTGATTTATCGGGATATTTAGATAATACGGATGATCAAAAGATTGATGCCTTTTCATTAGCAACAAATACATTAAGCTTATCGTTAGAAGGAGATGGAGAAGCTGCAAAAACTGTAGACTTATCAGGATATTTAGATAATACTGATGCTCAGTCAATTTCATTAGCAACAAATACATTAAGTATTTCAGGAAATGCTTCCACAGTTGATTTATCTGGATATTTAGATAACACAGATGATCAAAAGATCGATGCTTTCTCTTTGGCTACAAATACATTAAGTTTATCGTTAGAAGGAGATGGAGAAGCTGCAAAAACGGTTGATTTATCGGGTTATTTGGATAATACAGATAATCAAGATTTATCATTGTCAGCTAGTAATATTTTAAGCTTAACTAATGATGCTACATCAGTTGATTTATCGGGTTATTTAGATAACACAGATGATCAAAAGATTGATGCATTTTCATTAGCAACTAATACATTAAGTTTATCGTTAGAAGGAGACGGGGAAGCAGCGAAAACTGTAGACTTATCTGGATATTTAGATAATACTGATGCTCAGTCAATTTCATTATCTACAAATACATTAAGTATTTCAGGAAATGCTTCTACAGTCGATTTATCAGGGTATTTAGATAATACAGATAGCCAAGATTTATCATTAACAAGTAATACGTTAAGTCTAACTAATGATGCTACATCAGTTGATTTATCGGGTTATTTAGATAACACAGATGATCAAAAGATTGATGCATTTTCATTAGCAACAAATACATTAAGTTTATCGTTAGAAGGAGACGGAGAAGCAGCGAAAACTGTTGACTTATCAGGATATTTAGATAATACTGATGCTCAGTCAATTTCATTATCCACAAATACATTAAGTATTTCAGGAAATGCTTCTACAGTTGATTTATCAGGATACTTAGATAATACAGATAATCAGGATTTATCCTTATCAGGAAGTAATATTTTAAGTTTAACTAATGATGCTTCTACAGTTGATTTATCTGGGTATTTAGATAATACAGATGCACAAAACTTAACGTTTACTGGAACTAGCTTAAGTATTGCAAATGGAAATTCTGTTGACTTATCAAGTTTACAAGATGGTACAGGAACTGATAATCAAGATTTAGCTTTAACAGGAAATACTTTAAGCTTAACTAATGATGCTACTTCAGTTGATTTATCAGGGTATTTAGATAATACAGATGCTCAAGGAATTTCATTAGCGTCAAATACTTTAAGCATTTCAGGAAACGCATCAACAGTTGACTTATCAGGATATTTAGATAATACAGACGCACAGACCTTAACATTGTCTGGAAATAGTTTAACAATTGCTAATGGTAATACAATTGACTTATCAGGTGTAGGTGGAACAAATACAGATAATCAAGATTTAGCTTTAACAGGAAATACATTAAGTTTAACTAATGATGCTACATCAGTTGATTTATCAGGATATTTAGATAATACAGATGCACAAACATTAACTTTATCTGGTAACAGTTTAACAATTGCAAATGGTAATACAGTTGATTTATCAGGAGTTGGTGGAACAAATACAGATAATCAAGATTTAACATTATCAGGAAATACATTAAGTTTAACTAATGATGCAACGTCAGTTGATTTATCAGGATATTTAGATAATACAGATGCACAAACATTAACGTTATCTGGTAACAATTTATCAATTGCAAATGGTAATACAGTTGATTTATCAGCTTATGCAAACACAGATAGTCAAAGTTTAACTTCAGCTACATTATCAGGAACTACATTAACTGTAGCTATCGAAAATGGATCTTCTGTTAACGTTGATTTAGCACCATTATTAAGTGCACAACAAACGCAAATTAATGATTTATTATTAAGAGTTCAGAATATTGAGAACTGTGCTTGTAATGGTACCTTAAGTGCCGATGGAGGACTTTCAGCGAATAGAAATCAACCGATTTTATATCAAAATATTCCAAACCCATTTAACGGTACAACTTCTATTAAATACTACGTTCCTGAATCAATGGATAACGCGGCTATTGTATTTAGTAATACTTCTGGTCAAGTTATGGATACTGTGAACTTAGAGAAATTAGGAGAACAAGAAATATTCTTTAATAGCTCATCATTACCAGTTGGTGTTTATTTCTATACATTATATGTAAGAGGTCATAAAATAGCAACTAAGAAAATGATTATTGAATAA
- a CDS encoding DUF2723 domain-containing protein, producing MCIPEGITFWDSPEFIASNYKLQITHPAGAPFYTILSNVVLGIFFFMKPALVSNLISSFFGALTIPFIYKITYHFSSELIQENLDKKISITAGIVGALSFAFCNSFWTASTETEVYTFSFFLLTLIVWIGFKWHSSLNANKEVKYILLIFLLLGISVGVHLINIAVVIPLALIFTHKKFGFTLKHIGIALFSGLFLFFFLLNFVFQGIIKLCAAIDFWTVNSFNFSVNNGALYTLVFLLAISILIVIFTYYKRRIIVHYISLCFLFFALGCSSFLLPIIRSQANTPISNSANTASELLSYIQAKQFGVNKIPLLKGTSFNAPLDAREPYIDGKPEYKYSKSEKKYVVINDPKFEIPNYDDRFSMFFPRVFHKGGLNQEGYRTWATIKGKPITTSIKGQEVKISKPTFLENFSFFYNYQANWLYLRYLYHNFIGKQNDLKATGAIKKGNWISGLNFVDRTYVGDSKYIPEYYKKKNSRNAFYFIPFFMGLWGLFLLRKNKLFFYTSILLFLTFGIGITLYVNPVPQSLMIRERDYIFAASFIFFAIWIGLSVIGIFNSLKFVKKNSTRVIITSLIAFLASPFQLFAKGLDNQNRSNDNFAYQIAKTYLDSCPEQAILFTNGDNITFPLWYLQEVENYRTDIRVINYDQLLLDWYTEKLKLKMNSSEPIKISLSDTFISQPITNEITYNKVTNQFLNIKKISTFLENTNNRIKYLDKKLTFFPTEKLVLPIDNSKSNFGSDLASLSRKTIQVDTLRWEYKKDIYRKNDIAVLDIIANNIESRPICFTEMGKNVHTVGLDKYLVQKGLVNQLIPTVANSNENPKIVNTSKSYKSLIEKSSFKKLDDINTKVTDEAIGLSKTVLRRQYYFLAQALLEEGKIEKATKVIEFTEKHFPNDKVLYGEFSFALGKLYYRINKTKKGESICRTSINNIENELRWITSFNPPNPIINVRHANYLFKIYAQMISQIKPFDANYFEGKTKDLKAIQKRLDIWKKRNWPY from the coding sequence TTGTGTATACCAGAGGGTATTACCTTTTGGGATAGTCCAGAATTTATTGCCTCAAATTATAAGTTACAAATTACACATCCAGCTGGAGCTCCATTTTATACTATACTTTCAAATGTAGTATTAGGAATCTTCTTCTTTATGAAGCCAGCGTTGGTATCTAATTTGATATCATCATTTTTTGGTGCTCTTACCATCCCTTTTATTTATAAAATTACTTATCACTTTAGCTCAGAGCTTATTCAAGAAAATTTAGATAAAAAAATTTCTATAACTGCTGGTATTGTTGGTGCTTTATCATTTGCATTTTGTAATAGTTTTTGGACAGCATCAACTGAAACAGAAGTCTATACCTTTTCTTTTTTTCTCTTAACGTTAATCGTTTGGATAGGATTCAAATGGCATAGTTCATTAAATGCGAATAAGGAAGTTAAATACATCCTTTTGATATTTCTTTTATTAGGAATTTCAGTTGGAGTTCACCTTATTAATATAGCAGTTGTTATTCCTTTAGCATTAATTTTTACACATAAAAAATTCGGTTTTACACTCAAGCACATTGGAATAGCATTATTTTCAGGATTATTTTTATTCTTTTTCCTTCTAAACTTTGTATTTCAAGGAATCATAAAACTTTGTGCAGCTATTGATTTTTGGACTGTTAATTCATTTAATTTTTCAGTAAACAACGGAGCCTTATATACTCTTGTATTTCTATTAGCTATATCAATTCTAATTGTAATTTTTACTTATTACAAAAGAAGAATCATTGTACATTATATAAGTCTATGCTTTTTATTCTTTGCGCTTGGTTGTAGTAGTTTTTTATTACCTATAATAAGATCTCAAGCTAATACACCAATATCAAACAGTGCGAATACAGCATCTGAACTTTTATCTTATATCCAAGCAAAACAATTTGGAGTAAATAAAATTCCATTATTAAAAGGAACTTCATTTAACGCGCCATTAGATGCTAGAGAACCTTACATCGATGGAAAACCTGAATATAAATACAGTAAGTCGGAAAAAAAATATGTTGTTATAAACGATCCGAAGTTTGAAATACCAAATTATGATGATCGTTTTAGCATGTTTTTTCCACGAGTCTTTCATAAAGGAGGCCTAAATCAAGAAGGCTACAGAACTTGGGCTACTATTAAAGGAAAACCAATAACTACATCTATTAAAGGCCAAGAGGTTAAAATTTCTAAACCTACTTTTTTGGAGAACTTTTCATTTTTCTACAATTATCAAGCGAATTGGTTATACTTGCGATACCTTTATCATAATTTCATTGGAAAACAAAATGACCTGAAAGCAACTGGAGCTATAAAAAAAGGGAATTGGATTTCTGGACTAAATTTTGTGGACCGAACTTATGTTGGCGACAGTAAGTACATACCAGAATATTATAAGAAAAAAAATAGTAGAAATGCCTTTTATTTTATTCCATTTTTTATGGGGTTATGGGGACTATTTCTTCTTAGAAAAAATAAACTCTTTTTCTATACCTCTATTTTACTTTTTCTAACATTTGGAATTGGCATAACCTTATACGTAAATCCTGTTCCTCAAAGTTTAATGATTAGAGAACGAGATTATATTTTTGCAGCATCATTTATTTTCTTTGCGATTTGGATTGGTTTATCTGTTATCGGAATTTTTAACTCTCTAAAATTTGTAAAGAAAAATTCAACTAGAGTTATAATTACATCACTTATTGCCTTTCTAGCATCACCTTTTCAGTTATTTGCTAAAGGGTTAGATAATCAAAATCGTTCTAATGATAATTTTGCTTATCAAATAGCTAAAACCTATTTAGACTCTTGTCCTGAACAAGCCATACTATTTACAAACGGAGATAACATAACCTTCCCTTTATGGTATTTACAAGAAGTAGAAAATTATCGGACTGATATTAGAGTCATCAATTATGACCAACTTTTATTAGATTGGTATACAGAGAAGCTAAAATTAAAAATGAATTCTTCTGAACCTATTAAAATATCTTTATCTGATACGTTTATTTCGCAACCTATAACTAACGAAATCACTTATAATAAAGTTACCAATCAGTTTTTAAATATTAAAAAGATTTCTACTTTTCTAGAAAACACAAATAATAGAATAAAATATCTGGACAAAAAACTAACCTTCTTTCCTACTGAAAAACTAGTTTTACCAATTGATAATTCTAAATCTAATTTTGGTTCTGATTTAGCATCACTATCTAGAAAAACAATACAAGTAGATACGTTACGCTGGGAATATAAAAAAGATATTTACAGAAAAAATGACATTGCAGTTTTAGACATTATTGCTAACAATATTGAATCAAGACCTATTTGTTTTACAGAAATGGGTAAAAATGTTCATACTGTTGGATTAGATAAATATTTAGTTCAAAAAGGATTAGTAAATCAACTTATTCCTACAGTTGCTAATAGCAATGAAAATCCTAAAATTGTAAACACAAGTAAATCTTATAAAAGTTTAATTGAAAAATCTAGTTTCAAGAAACTCGATGACATCAACACGAAAGTAACAGATGAAGCTATTGGTCTTTCCAAGACAGTATTAAGAAGACAATACTATTTCCTAGCTCAAGCGTTACTGGAAGAAGGAAAAATTGAAAAAGCAACAAAAGTAATAGAGTTTACGGAAAAACATTTTCCCAACGATAAAGTTCTTTATGGTGAGTTTTCATTTGCCTTAGGTAAGCTATATTATAGAATTAACAAAACTAAAAAAGGTGAAAGCATTTGTCGAACTTCCATTAACAATATTGAAAATGAACTAAGATGGATTACTTCATTTAATCCTCCTAACCCAATTATAAATGTAAGACACGCAAATTATCTCTTTAAAATATATGCTCAAATGATTAGTCAAATAAAACCTTTTGACGCGAATTATTTTGAAGGTAAAACTAAAGATTTAAAAGCGATTCAAAAGCGATTAGATATTTGGAAAAAGAGAAACTGGCCTTATTAA
- a CDS encoding class I SAM-dependent methyltransferase: protein MFFYSTEVTSSHISSDSPLFQRTRKAYELIKAKVHGSILEIGPGEGYGLDILVSANDSLNISAVDKSKYAIQRLKNKFPNANVIQQRVPPLSKIESNSQDFVIAFQVIEHIKNDRHFLNEIYRVLKPNGTLFLTTPNANRSVSRNPWHYREYTFTELKNLSSSIFKDAKINGITGTDVAMEYYEENKKSVSKILKWDILKLEKRAPRFVLKLPYEILNRFNRTNLFKKHSGIITHINENSYFLTEECDENTLDFFCELKK, encoded by the coding sequence ATGTTTTTTTACTCAACCGAGGTAACTTCTTCTCATATATCATCCGATAGTCCATTATTTCAGCGAACTAGAAAAGCGTATGAATTAATTAAAGCTAAAGTACACGGTAGCATTCTAGAAATTGGACCTGGAGAAGGTTATGGTTTAGATATTTTAGTCTCAGCAAATGATTCATTAAATATTTCCGCTGTAGATAAATCAAAATATGCAATACAACGACTTAAAAACAAGTTTCCAAACGCAAATGTTATACAGCAAAGAGTTCCTCCTCTGTCAAAAATAGAATCTAATAGTCAAGATTTTGTGATAGCATTTCAAGTAATTGAGCATATTAAAAATGATAGACACTTTTTAAATGAAATCTATCGAGTTTTAAAACCAAACGGAACCTTATTCTTAACAACACCTAACGCTAATCGTTCGGTAAGTAGAAATCCTTGGCATTATAGAGAGTATACCTTTACGGAATTAAAAAATCTTAGTTCTAGTATTTTTAAAGACGCTAAAATAAATGGTATCACTGGGACTGACGTTGCCATGGAATACTACGAAGAGAATAAAAAATCAGTGTCAAAAATTTTAAAATGGGATATTTTAAAATTAGAAAAAAGAGCTCCTAGGTTTGTTTTAAAGCTCCCTTATGAAATACTAAATAGATTCAATAGAACAAACTTATTTAAAAAGCACTCGGGAATTATAACTCACATTAATGAAAATAGCTATTTTCTTACTGAAGAATGTGATGAAAATACATTAGACTTTTTCTGCGAATTAAAAAAGTAA